From a region of the Streptomyces caniferus genome:
- a CDS encoding isochorismatase family cysteine hydrolase, producing the protein MSDTALIVIDMLNSYDHEDAELLLPSVRTVLPRVTSLIERARRSDIEVIYVNDNFGLWRSHHDELLDTVLSGPHRDLVEPVRPDENSLFVVKGRHSIFYQTPLEYLLRQHGIGTIVLCGQVTEQCVLYSALDAHIRHIAVTVAEDACAHIHQDLAEAALRMMERNMQARIVQSEELF; encoded by the coding sequence ATGTCCGACACCGCACTCATCGTGATCGACATGCTCAACTCCTACGACCATGAGGACGCCGAACTACTGCTGCCCTCGGTACGCACGGTCCTGCCGCGCGTCACCTCACTGATCGAACGGGCCCGGCGGAGCGATATCGAGGTCATCTACGTCAACGACAACTTCGGGCTGTGGCGCTCGCACCATGACGAGCTTCTGGACACCGTCCTCAGCGGCCCGCACAGGGACCTGGTGGAACCGGTCCGGCCCGACGAGAACTCCCTGTTCGTGGTCAAGGGCCGACACTCGATCTTCTACCAGACGCCCCTGGAATACCTGCTGCGCCAGCACGGCATCGGCACGATCGTGCTCTGCGGCCAGGTCACCGAACAGTGCGTGCTCTATTCGGCGCTCGACGCACATATCCGGCACATCGCTGTCACCGTCGCCGAGGACGCCTGCGCCCATATCCACCAGGACCTCGCGGAGGCCGCCCTGCGCATGATGGAACGCAATATGCAGGCCCGCATCGTCCAATCCGAGGAACTCTTCTGA